acatggaataGAGGATTGGTTTTAGGTTCAACTATTCTACAATGGGCTCAATGGTCCAATGAGATCACATATTGATGCTGCATCTGGCAGAACAATTTTATCAAAGACATCGGCGGAAGCATTAATCTTATTTGAGGATATGGCCATGAATAGTTGTCAATCTCAGAGTGAGAGATCGACGATTAAAAAGGCAAATGGGGTTTTTGAAGTAGATCAAATAACTTCACTGATGGCGCATATGTCTGCTTTGACTAATCAGATTAAGGGTCTCACTGAAAATAAAGTAGCGGCAAGTCAAGAAACTATAAATGTGGCACAAGCTTCTAGTTCGAATGGGTTGGTGGATGAACAATGCCAATATGTCAATCAGAACTACAACTTTAGACCCAACAACAACTTGCCCACATACTACCATCCTAGCCTGCGCAAtaatgaaattttttcctatgcaaGCAATAGAAATGTTCTCCAACCACCTCAAGAGCCACCTAGACAAATAGGGGAGAAGCCTTCACCATCACTTGAAGAGTTACTGAAGACTTACATAGTGGACTCCAAGGCAAGGCTAGATCAACATGGCACTCGTCTCAACAATATTGAAACACATTGTACTAATATGGGAGCAACGATGAAGACATTGGAAACACAAGTGGGTCAATTGGCCAATACTATGAAGACTCAAATGTCTAGATCTTTTCCAAGTGACACGGAGAAGAATCCAAAAGAGTGTAATGCaattactttgaggagtggaaaAGAATTGGACGCTCCTACAGTTGAGAATAAAAAGGTTGATGAGATCCCAATGAATGGTGAGAAAGAAAAAGACAGGAAAAATGAAAGGATTCTGAAGAAAGAGTCATTGGTGGCTAATTCGGGTTCAATTACTTTTCCGGACAACCCACCCAAGATTACTACTCCATTACCATTTCCTCAAAGATTTCACAAGAAGGAGATTGATGAAAAATTTGCAAAGTTCTTGAATATtttcaagaaaatatatattaacattccttttatggATGCCCTTGAACAAATGTCAAACTACACTAAGTTTATGAAGGAGTTGATGTCTAAGAAGTGTAAGTTAGAGGATTATGAAACTGTGAAGCTAACAGAAGTATGTAGTGCCATTATCAAGAGATAATTACCAGAAAAGTTGAAAGAATCGAGAAGTTTTACAATTCCATGTGTTATTGGTGAACTACATATTGAGAAGGCCTTGTGTGATTTGGGTGCAAGTATCAATCTAATGCCTCTCTCTATTTTTCAGAAACTCAATCTTGGAGAGGTCACACAAACTACCATTTCCTTACAATTGGCGGATTGTTCTTTGACGTATTCTAGAGGTATCATTGAATATTTTCTAGTGAAGATTGATAGATTCATTTTTTCGGTTGATTTTGTTGTGCTTGACATGGAGGAAGACCAAGAAATTTCGATAATCTTGGGAAGACCTTTCCTAGCAACCGGGAAAGCTTTAATTGATGTACATGATGGTAACTTGACTCTAAGGGTGAATGGCGAAGAAGTAAGGTTCAACATTAGTAATTCTATGAAGTTTCCCAAGGAGCAAGCAGAGTGTAAGAGAGTGGATGTAGTTACTCCATGcttaagatatttttcaagaacGTGTTTCATGATGATCCTTTGGAACTATGTTTGACAACACCGATTTCTAAAGAGGACCTTGGAGTGGATTCAGGAATGAATGATATGGAGGTGGTTGATAATGTCTTTGCTTTAGAAGCATTACCGGTAGAAAAGGAAGTGTCTAAGAAGGAAGATATTTGTAAGGCTCCAACTCTTGATAATAGCTTGGAGAAAAAGAATACTGCTAGTGATGGGCTTATTTTGAAGCAATTACCCTCTCATCTTTAGTATGCATTTTTGGGAGATGGATCTACCAAACTCATAATAATTTCAGCATCATTGAATGAAGAAGATGAAAGGAAGTTGTTAGAAACTTTAAAGAGGTATTCATCCGCCTTTGGTTGGTCAATTTTAGATATTAAAGGCATTAGTCTAGCGATTTGTATGCACAAGATTCTTATGGAGGACTCCAATAAGCCTTCTATTGAACATCAATGATGACTTAATCCAGCTATGAAATATGTTGTGAGAGCGGAAGTCTTGAAGCTTTTGAATGTTGGAATTATTTATGCCATTTCTGATAGTTCatgggtgagtccagttcaaGTGGTACCAAAGAAAAGAGGAATGACAGTTGTAATGTGAAATGTCATATTTTATAATTAccaacttattatttaattaatcaattaattaaatgtggaataattaagttggtactgAAACAGATATTCTGTAGTTACAGACCAGGGTTCTGTAACTACATACCAGAAAACCAGAAAAGAACTAAAGTGtagaaaataaaaacacacaaggtttttataagtggtatcagcaatccttgtagattgctactagtccacggggtcatgcccagagataagattcattagtaGGATCTAAAAAATACAATGTTTTTTACTTATGCATAAATAGAATCCCTCTTATTATATGCCGCAAGCTTTGTGCATTCCACCTTGTCAAATGAACCTTGCTGAACCTTCAAGAATACGAACTCCCTTCGATCTGCTTGAAGTGTGCTTTCTTCCTCTCGAAACAAGACTTGAACCACCTTCTCCTGAAGGTTTGCACTTTGCTCTCCTCCTTTGTAGAACTGTTTGAAGACTCAAAACAATTACAAGGACACTGAAAAACAGGGTAGAGTCGAACTCACTCACCTCTACAAAGACTCTCTTTTACAATAAGAATGAAATACAAAAAGAGGTAACTAAAACCTAGCAGAAAATATGAGTATTTATAGTCATTATACTCATATTGAGCAGCTAATACACGGTCTAAACCAACCTAAGCCCACAAGGAAACTTTCCTAAAAGAATTCTTCCATTTGACAGGATTTCctgattctgtagctacagaattgTGAGCTATATATGGTAACAATCCATCATTTGATGTAGGAATCAAGGCTTCCCTATTATAACCTGATCATgcaataaaactcaattataTGGTCAGATACAATGAGGCAATCGGCTGGAAAAAGACAActaaaaaatatttgattttataataataaagccacactatttttggcaattttttctaatatagaaaagtttgtcatcaattatacctttattatttaaaacatatatcaacaatatatatttatatacaactaaatataataagaaaatataaaatatttttgtcaaattaaatatgccaaaaattgaattaacaatctccccctttggcacttTGATAGGCAAAATATTTTGAAGAAAACAAACAAGGATGAATCTGCAAAACAAAgtgttaaaacaaaaaatgagAGTATAaaaatacccccccccccccctgcaTGAAAGCTtactaacacatataacaaaaaaaacaTGATAACTTTTTAAATGGAAAAAGTTCAACGAAACCACAAATAAACAACTCCCCTTGAAAATAGGGTCCAGAGTTGTaatccaaaaaataaataaatactactccccctttttgtctatcaaaGGATCCAAAAACCACAAAAGACAATAAAAAATGACATTAAAGTTCAACA
The genomic region above belongs to Humulus lupulus chromosome 1, drHumLupu1.1, whole genome shotgun sequence and contains:
- the LOC133806413 gene encoding uncharacterized protein LOC133806413; translation: MRSHIDAASGRTILSKTSAEALILFEDMAMNSCQSQSERSTIKKANGVFEVDQITSLMAHMSALTNQIKGLTENKVAASQETINVAQASSSNGLVDEQCQYVNQNYNFRPNNNLPTYYHPSLRNNEIFSYASNRNVLQPPQEPPRQIGEKPSPSLEELLKTYIVDSKARLDQHGTRLNNIETHCTNMGATMKTLETQVGQLANTMKTQMSRSFPSDTEKNPKECNAITLRSGKELDAPTVENKKVDEIPMNGEKEKDRKNERILKKESLVANSGSITFPDNPPKITTPLPFPQRFHKKEIDEKFAKFLNIFKKIYINIPFMDALEQMSNYTKFMKELMSKKCKLEDYETVKLTEKLNLGEVTQTTISLQLADCSLTYSRGIIEYFLVKIDRFIFSVDFVVLDMEEDQEISIILGRPFLATGKALIDVHDGNLTLRVNGEEIFFKNVFHDDPLELCLTTPISKEDLGVDSGMNDMEVVDNVFALEALPVEKEVSKKEDICKAPTLDNSLEKKNTASDGLILKQLPSHL